A window of the Thermodesulfobacteriota bacterium genome harbors these coding sequences:
- the fabD gene encoding ACP S-malonyltransferase: MDSLAFIFPGQGSQYVGMGKEFYREYPEAREPFDRAGEVLGFDLKGLCFEGPEDELGRTENTQPAILVASVAALRVLEAETGARPGLVAGHSLGEYTALVLAGSLELQDAVRLVHMRGKFMQEGAAEGTGGMCAVIGLGLEEVEAVCGEASIEGNVVVPANINGLQQIVVSGHKEAVDRAAVLAKDKGAKKVVLLPVSVPSHSPLMEGAAGRLSEELEKTEFRELKTTLLTNVEAKPLTDVSKVRGLLTRQLTSPVRWVDIVRRMASGGVTTAVEIGPGRVLTGLVRRIDKGINTVNLDKPGDMEKVLSVCG; this comes from the coding sequence TTGGATAGTTTAGCTTTTATATTTCCAGGGCAGGGCTCGCAGTATGTGGGCATGGGTAAAGAGTTCTATCGGGAATACCCCGAGGCCAGGGAGCCGTTCGACAGGGCCGGGGAGGTGTTGGGCTTCGACCTTAAGGGGTTATGCTTCGAGGGTCCCGAGGATGAACTCGGCCGGACCGAGAACACCCAGCCCGCCATACTGGTTGCGAGTGTTGCGGCCCTCAGGGTCCTGGAGGCCGAAACAGGGGCAAGGCCCGGCCTTGTTGCAGGGCACAGCCTCGGCGAGTATACGGCGCTGGTCCTGGCCGGCTCGCTTGAACTTCAAGATGCCGTAAGGCTCGTGCATATGAGGGGAAAGTTCATGCAGGAGGGGGCGGCGGAGGGTACCGGCGGCATGTGCGCCGTAATCGGGCTCGGACTCGAAGAGGTCGAGGCCGTATGCGGGGAGGCTTCGATAGAGGGTAATGTCGTCGTCCCGGCCAATATAAACGGGCTTCAGCAGATAGTCGTATCCGGCCACAAAGAGGCGGTCGATAGGGCGGCGGTCCTGGCAAAGGATAAGGGGGCGAAGAAGGTCGTTTTGCTCCCGGTGAGCGTCCCGTCGCACTCCCCTTTGATGGAGGGGGCCGCCGGGAGGTTAAGCGAAGAGCTCGAAAAGACGGAGTTCAGGGAGCTTAAAACCACCCTTCTGACAAACGTGGAAGCAAAACCCCTTACCGACGTCTCGAAGGTGAGGGGGCTCCTTACCCGGCAGCTCACGAGTCCCGTCAGGTGGGTCGATATCGTAAGGAGGATGGCCTCGGGCGGGGTAACCACGGCCGTTGAGATAGGGCCGGGCAGGGTGCTTACGGGGCTCGTAAGAAGGATAGATAAGGGTATAAACACCGTTAACCTTGATAAGCCCGGTGAC